The Vespula pensylvanica isolate Volc-1 chromosome 24, ASM1446617v1, whole genome shotgun sequence genome includes the window ttttacttaccGCCATCCATATGTTTCATAGCATTTTCAGCTTCATCAGCTGTTTCAAATTCGACATAAGCGAATCCACGTCCTTGATTTGGATGAAGTTTATCCATAGCAAAGTCAACCATTTTGATCTGACCATATGCTGAAAATATTTCCATAATATGTTCCTTAGTAACGTTTCTTGTTAAATGTCCAATATGTATCTTTGTTGGTCTTGGAATAGGAGAACGTTCTCTACGTTTACGACGTGGAGAAGGAGATctacgaaagataaataaaaacataacgTTTAGAAcgttgatttcatttttttttctttctttctttttttttttttttttctttgttcttcgtACATTTGTTTAACGTTTGTCAAGTATACAAAAGATGGATTATGTAATTACCTGGAACGTCCTTTAGGTTTAGGCTTATCGACGACGGAAttactacttttctttttatccttatctctatctctttctctatccctatcccggtctctttccctttctctatccctatctttttctctttccttttctttattatcatgTCTTCTAGAAGCATCAATACTCTTACTTCGACTTCTTTTACGTCCTCTATCTCTAGAACTTCCTGAAGAGCTTCCGGAAGTACTGGAAGATGTACTAGAGGAAGAGCTCGATCTAGAGCTACTACCGCTGCTGGAACTGGATGACCCAGAACTACTATCCGATGAACTATGAGGTCATACgtatcaatttaattatacgtttaatatttaacgtaaaataatacaaattataaaaactacCTGCTACCACTGCTTGAAGAAGAAGCAgcacgtttttttctttctctttctctacctctttcccttttactTTCCTTGTCCGTAGCTTCAGAGTCGCTTTTACCCGTACTATCTTTCCGGCTACGAGCCCTATATACAAAGCCGCAAATggcgtatatacataggttaaattttaatcgttaaaatttcgaaataatcgtttaaaaaatgatataaaaactctacttacatatttatctTCGATTAAATCCACAAAGTACTTTTAGCCCAAAAGAATACTTCTTTCTACAAAAGTATATTGTAAACTCTTTTTGCTAGAACCAACAATGGCGAATGGCGGCGCTAAACCAAGGCCGCGTCCATGTGTTTTATTAAACTAGCAACGAATACGAAGCAATCGAATTtcacagaaaaaataaaatttctctttaatatGTCACATTACGTTgttatcaaatgaaaataattcgattagaatactgatattaaaagtataccgaagctaataattatttcgttataatatCAAGCATTACATTTTACTATGTCGTACGATTGGtcaaagataaaatttcttagTTGTGATTGGTCGAAATTAAAATGGCGCATAAAGTCCTAATGCGCGATATACTTGGGATCAATTGGTAAAGGTGATACTAATctcgttaaatttataattcataatttcgACAATTTAGATCGTTTTCAAAAAGATTTGTTAAAACCAACCAtgcctttcttctcttttatcgaatcaaatatcaatgattttttttatacacatacattatgAATAACCCTTTAGGAATTGATCGTATTCTTATGAAAAAAGTTTGGTTAGAAATCTACCGACACATAAGATCTCATCGAATTACCGAACACACTGGTTAGAGGAGATACAATTCGCTCTATTCACGGCATATAAGtcctatatatagatatatatacatatacatatatgtatgtcacAGCGAGGTGGTGTGTTCACGGTTCATGTAAGCATAAGCGcctaaatattaattacgttaCGAATGTTTTTGCCGGAGTAACACTCATGTGATGGAAGGTGTGATCAAGAACGTATCACGAATGACTAAACACAAAGAAAATGGGAGTCCTCGTTAAGCATAGATCTCACAACTTGCAAACAAGTAGCACCGATGGACGCGGCCATGTTTCCTGGTAGCAGAAATCTTGCCCATTAATAATTCAGGAATTTTGAACCACGAAGTGGAACGTGCAGAATGCCGAAATGCGATGTGAAAACAAGATATCTACCAGCTATGTTCGCGTGGACAGTTCTACTCGTCACTACGacacttttcttttgcttcccGTAAGTTATGTTTCGGTTTACCGTGTCGTCGACGATCACGACAGAAAGTTTTaccttatttattctttatcttataCATGGATCATGTTTATTGTTCTTTATAGTTACACTTGTGTTGTCTTGATCATATATACAGGTGTCAGTATTATGTCTTTCGGTGGGGTACGTGGGTGCCAGCGCTTCAAGGAGTAATTACTTTCTTTGTACTGACGAATTTTACTCTGGCCACATTCATGGATCCAGGTGTTATACCGAAAGGTAAATAGACTTCGTTAGAGTTTAATTGTACAGAGTTAAAAGATGATTTACAAAGAGTTGTCCGTTCATAACGGATCTTACCTGTACGATATCTCTTTTTAAGCTCCTCCTGACGAAGATCGGGAGGATGACTTCAGGGCTCCGTTGTATAAGAGTGTCGAGATCAATGGCATTACAGTGCGTATGAAATGGTGCGTTACGTGCAAATTTTATAGACCACCTCGTTGTTCCCATTGTAGTGTTTGCAACCATTGTATCGAggtatgattttattatttatacgtatacgtatattctgTTTGTATTAAACTTTgttttaatatctcttttatacttttagaCATTTGATCATCACTGCCCGTGGGTCAACAATTGCATTGGCAGAAGAAAttacagattttttttctttttccttctatccCTTAGCTGTCATATGCTTAGTATATTTGGACTTTGTTTGTATTTCGTATTGGAGCATAAACAACAATTAGGAGAAGTGGACACGATTGTTGCGTATCCTTCCATGATACAGCCAATAAATCTTGTTataatctgtatatatatacgatacataCGATTCTAAATTAAGGTCTTGAAATATCGTTTTTCAAGTATTATATTCCTTAATTTAAACACAGGCTTGTGCTGATGGGTGTGGTAATATTGCTGTTTATTCCAATTTTTGGATTAACAGGCTTTCACGTAATACTTGTTTCTAGAGGAAGAACAACTAACGAACAGGTAACAGGCAAGTTTAACGGAGGTTACAATCCTTTTTCGAAAGGATGTTTACAAAATTGTTGGTATACGCAATTTGGACCACAATATCCAAGGTGATATATTACTCCGTTTTTATAATCAAGATTACGTTtctagattttctttttaattatttatttattaatttacagtCTAATTAAGCCTGATAAATATTCAGGAAAGCGGCGTGGCGCGTGTACATCTGAGATATCTACCATAGACAGTGAGAACCAGGTAAAAACCTACATGGATAGCAGCAATGGTGTTAGAAATGCCAGTTCAAATGCTTACAATAAGGTAAGAGCTAGTGCAACTTTGCTGAAAACTTCTTGCTTCTGTATACAAGAAGAAACTTATTAAGGCAATGGTCTCTTTTCCTTGGCATGCCTCTTGATGCTGTTTCTGCAATGTGCTTTCTTTACGCAGTAGATGTACACAATACACGGTTGGATTCCTATTACATTTGGCTCCACTACATCCTCttcttacaaaattaatagAGTTTGTCTAAGTTTAGCTATAAGCTTGGTTTCAAATCATTGTAAATGATATCTGTAATGTATTTGTTCAAAATGCTTAGCTATGATTGATCTTCCATACctcaaacatttttaaaatttcatctAATCTTGTAATTTATGTCCTTAGAGTACTACGAGCACAAGTGAAGATTCCTTTTCCATTATCAATTTCCAATTCAGATAGCAGAAAGGTgttgattttatttgtatgtCTATTCCTGCCCATCCTAACTAATGCCTCTGCCTGCAGAATATTTACTATGTATGATAATTGTCAtgaatatttatcttataatattatatcattacgCACATTGTGTGAAATATACTCCATAATTATCGTTTATAGTTATCCCCTGGTCGAGATGGTTCAGACACAGATATGGAACCAACTGCATCTCAATCAGCAGATTGCGAGCCTACACCTCCCTTACAAAGACATGGTTCtaaaagtaatttctttttgccACCCGTGGAAAGTAACGAATCTCCTAGGCATCCTCAACCACCACAACATCGTCATCCAATACATTATCCTAGAGGCAGTCCTCATCCAAAGccaaggtaaaaaaaaaaaaaaaaaaagaagaatgtagAGACTTTTCCTATTACGAATGGATTTCATTGatatacgattataatttggttaatttttttgatagaGGGATGAATGGATCGCGTAGTCACACACCAGACCCTTTATCACCGGAAGTAACCGGTTCTCCTGCTACGGCTCCTCAACGAAATCAGGGTCAAGGAGGTGCTAGTCCAACAATGCAACAACGTATTAAAGCTATCGGAGTACCTACACCACTTGCCATTTCCAGTCCCATACGCAGGTatgttgaaatttattaattacattatcaAATCTAAATACATGGTTGTGCCTACAGCCCCCAACTCAGGGACATTAAATGCAgacttatatatattgaagttcactaaaatcaattttcttaataCCAATAATTTCTTAACGGATACTAAATTGAACTAATTGCTTATCGATAACTTCAATCTTGGAATAATTAACTACTGGAATGTacaatcaatgaaaatattaactttCTTCTAAGACTTGTAACATTCTTCTCATTGCACAAAAATTATCTCAATGTAGAGAGCAAGAGGGAAGCGCCACACTAGTAATAGTTATATTGCATCTTTCAAGCACGCTGCCAATATAAAATGGataatttctgttttttaaaCATACCTCTTGTCACCTATTTCAAACGTCACCTCGTTTTACAAAattcccttttttcccctcACTTTAAACACCTCACTCTTGCTCTTGttactcttccttttcttacaCCACTCTTTTCACCGTCCTTCTAAACGAAGGAACCTGTCAAAAAGACGATTGTGCGATGTAGTTCACAATAAGATTGTAGAAGGTTAGTTTCTCTGCATGTACATACTACAAGATATATGGTATATAGATAAGTTTGTGTCCCACTGCAGGGGGTGGTAACTGCAAGGAGCTGCTCTCTGCCATCATGTTGCAACCTACTGCAGGTAAACACGAACTTCATCCTACGAGGAAATATCGTAGTTTACAATTGTGCTTTCTTgcataatgatttataaagattgcatttgaaagaatttattaaaaaaaaaaaaaaaaaaaaaaaaaaaaaaaaaaaaaaaaaaaaaaaaaaaagacaaaaaaaacaaaaaaaaacaaaataaaaaatattaccaaCAAGTTCTTTTACATAtgatacacgtacatacacgtatacacaagCGACACGCACGTTGAACACTTACATGTATTTCTTAGGTTCGCTATATGTTTTACTTTCCTTCGATAGATGCTAATTTCTTAACAGGAATGATGCGCTGCTCTCTCTCCTGTATGTCTCGCCAGAGCCGTATTTGTATGGCTACAATGCTCAGCACTCgcatatattattcatattggTTCACTGTACTGTGCATTTGTCGATTATATCAAATCCATCGCATCGTTTGATAAGCTCAGAAACCGAAACGGTCAATCTATGTTACAGATCCAATCCAGGTACACCGACGCAGGTTCGTCGGCCGGATTTTATAGGAGTGAATGAAACACCAACGTATTACGACGTTCAACAAGGAAATAGTATTGGAGTTGGTGCAGGTGGTACCGTCGTTACCGGTTATAGTCCGCAACGACGTTTTTTATCGGAGAGCGAGCTCGTCCGTCAGGGTGCCGATCACTCATATTCAAGAACCAACAATACCGTTGACAACATTCGAGAACTTGCAGGATCTCCACAGCGTGGTGCCTACATGTGGAAAGATAATTCACCAAGCAGCTACCAAGTTCAACAAGGAAGCACATCATCGACAACAGCACATCAGTCTCCTTCTCAAAGACCACCACCTCCTTATGATTATTATCGCTCGAATCCAACTAGTCCCACTCAACAATCTTATACTACAGCTCCAAGAGCAGCGTATCATCCTGCTATGAGAGGTGGTGTACCAGTCTTCCCACCCCATCAGCCACATCAGCAATCACCACAAGTTAAAAGAAAGGCTGTGATGGCGACGCCTACTACACCTACGTCAGGAGATACCAGACGTAGACCAATGTCATTCGTAAGAGCATTAGAAATGACGGATTCTATGGAAATGGTCTCGGCTCCTAACGATCCAAGGTCGCAAAGGCCTACCACACCAACACCAGATCGAGCTAGTGTCTATGATATGAGTTATGAGATATCCGTATAGCCCATCTTTCCAGTCTCCGTACAATCCTACCGTTGGACGGAGAGAGTGCAAATATTGTTACCCTTATGCGTCTCTCGTTCAAATCAAGAAGGAACGTACATCACTTATAAGATATCCGTCTGAAGGGGGGAAAAAAGCAAgcagtagcaacagcagcagcaacagtagcagcagcagcagcagcagcagcagcagcagcattcGTTGATATCGAAATAACGTCAACGATGTGAAATCCTATCGGTCCAGtctcttacatatatatacagtcaTTTGTCATCTATATTATTCGTACATTAACGCCAATCAAGAAactattattttctcgaagaGACTAGAGTTAGTGTGATCACgtaaattctattatatttgtaaaatcgataatgacgatgatgatgatgattgaCGATAATTATAATGCTAAAaagtaatgatgatgatgatgattgacgataattataatgttaaaaaataatgatgagATGAGGgtaatggtgatggtgatgatgatgatgatgatgatgatgatgatgagatGAGTGTGTGAAAAccgttattatattataaaggcGGCTAACTAGAGCCATAAGCGATGTTACAATAATCAACGtgcatattttaaaaagaaaaagggagagagagagggaaagggggagggaggggagagagagagagagagagagagataacagaTTAATGCCGAATTATTTTCCATTGCGAACTCGCATAccaaatagaatataataccACACGGAGACATTTCATTCTCCGTTCCATCATATTTTGGGACTTTTACGACGATATAACGTAAACTATAAACGTGAAAACTTTTTCgcgttataagaaaaattctgtgtaaaataatcgtgaaatgtgtagtaaatttttaatatacatatatatttaacaatatttatacgtaaatgataaatataagactttatataatttcaccTATATATTTGTTATGGATCCACATCATTTTATTATGTACGTGCCCACTTATAAGActttgatttttatgaaaaaaaaaaaaaaaaaaaaaaaaaaaaaaaaaaaaaaacaaacaaacaaaaaaaaaagaaagaaaacaaaacaaaaaaaaaggagaaaaaaagaagtcaaacgaacgaacaaacgaacaaacaaacaaacaaacaaacaaacaaaagagaaaaaacaagagaaattttttgtgAATGTAAGAGAAGTATGCGAGTGAATGAGAGCGCATGTTACGCATGGCGAGAGTttgaagaaaacaaacaaaaaaaaaaaaagaaaaaaaaaccatagAATACAGTcttagatacatatgtacatatatctcgctaaatatatacacacacacacacaccaagTAAATGCTACTTTGCGAAAgtagaaagcaaaagaagcaTTTGATTTGTGatccgaagagaaaaaaaaaagaaaagaaagaaaaaaagaaatttgtaatatacattttcgcgtaaattgaacgatattatatatatatatatatatatatatatatacatacacatatatatacatatatatatatatatttatataaaatttgctgctattattcaatttgtaatattatctcGGCTTTTCAATGTATATGTCAATTTcgacatatatgtgtatatgtgaggCTTGTACCAACAAGAGCAGACTGTAAAATTATTGCTAAACCTTTGCATAAACGCACTTCGTTTATAATGGAATCGATAATCCACGTACTATTTGATAGCACATATCGTTCTGCTAAGTAACGATGATAGAACATCGAAATTTCGAGTTGtcaaattttcaaagatatatatatacatatatatatatatatatgtacatatatatatacatatgtatgtatgtatgtatttatgtatgtatgtatgtatgtatgtatgtatgtatttatatatacttgttaTTTGGCAAAAGGAAACTATTCAAACGTTGTAAGAAGTCCTTCCATGTCAAACGCTTtttaaaagaacaagagaatgTGTTGTTGCCCGCCGTTTAAGATTTAGCTTccatatattcatttttatatttggaGAAAAGAGATCTGTGCCAAAATAGTATATCCATTgccctttccttccttcctctcctccCTTTGCCCTTTTCCTTTAAATACTATGACAAAGATAAGGTGTAGATTCGGTTGCACCACTTTTACTAGAAATTTAAGTGActcttttaaagaaaataataataataagaatgacaacaacaacaacaacaacaacaacaacaacaacaacaacaataataataatagtaatgataatgataataataataataataataataataataataataataaaagagaaaaaagaaggcaCGCCTTAATAACGAGCTAGAACGTAATAGTTGTTAGcgactgttttttttttttttttatttatttatttattttattttttttcttccttgttttCTCTTAAAGCTCCACTTGAATTTGCAGTGAAGATAGTGCAATCCCGAGACGATTAtagtgttattattaaaatgcactttaaatgagaaaaagatagaagaaatgataagagcaaaaagaaagaaaggagaacgcAACAACGGTAca containing:
- the LOC122637179 gene encoding RNA-binding protein with serine-rich domain 1-B-like isoform X2 codes for the protein MARSRKDSTGKSDSEATDKESKRERGRERERKKRAASSSSSGSSSSGSSSSSSGSSSRSSSSSSTSSSTSGSSSGSSRDRGRKRSRSKSIDASRRHDNKEKEREKDRDRERERDRDRDRERDRDKDKKKSSNSVVDKPKPKGRSRSPSPRRKRRERSPIPRPTKIHIGHLTRNVTKEHIMEIFSAYGQIKMVDFAMDKLHPNQGRGFAYVEFETADEAENAMKHMDGGQIDGQEITAAPVLLPKPRPIPMRRMSPVMGRRVPLRWGGGRNTPPRYRRRSPPMNRRRSPRPPRRRPRSRSRSPQNNPRHRHRRYTRSSSSSSR
- the LOC122637179 gene encoding RNA-binding protein with serine-rich domain 1-like isoform X1; amino-acid sequence: MARSRKDSTGKSDSEATDKESKRERGRERERKKRAASSSSSGSSSSDSSSGSSSSSSGSSSRSSSSSSTSSSTSGSSSGSSRDRGRKRSRSKSIDASRRHDNKEKEREKDRDRERERDRDRDRERDRDKDKKKSSNSVVDKPKPKGRSRSPSPRRKRRERSPIPRPTKIHIGHLTRNVTKEHIMEIFSAYGQIKMVDFAMDKLHPNQGRGFAYVEFETADEAENAMKHMDGGQIDGQEITAAPVLLPKPRPIPMRRMSPVMGRRVPLRWGGGRNTPPRYRRRSPPMNRRRSPRPPRRRPRSRSRSPQNNPRHRHRRYTRSSSSSSR
- the LOC122637178 gene encoding palmitoyltransferase ZDHHC5-B, with the protein product MPKCDVKTRYLPAMFAWTVLLVTTTLFFCFPCQYYVFRWGTWVPALQGVITFFVLTNFTLATFMDPGVIPKAPPDEDREDDFRAPLYKSVEINGITVRMKWCVTCKFYRPPRCSHCSVCNHCIETFDHHCPWVNNCIGRRNYRFFFFFLLSLSCHMLSIFGLCLYFVLEHKQQLGEVDTIVALVLMGVVILLFIPIFGLTGFHVILVSRGRTTNEQVTGKFNGGYNPFSKGCLQNCWYTQFGPQYPSLIKPDKYSGKRRGACTSEISTIDSENQVKTYMDSSNGVRNASSNAYNKLSPGRDGSDTDMEPTASQSADCEPTPPLQRHGSKSNFFLPPVESNESPRHPQPPQHRHPIHYPRGSPHPKPRGMNGSRSHTPDPLSPEVTGSPATAPQRNQGQGGASPTMQQRIKAIGVPTPLAISSPIRRSNPGTPTQVRRPDFIGVNETPTYYDVQQGNSIGVGAGGTVVTGYSPQRRFLSESELVRQGADHSYSRTNNTVDNIRELAGSPQRGAYMWKDNSPSSYQVQQGSTSSTTAHQSPSQRPPPPYDYYRSNPTSPTQQSYTTAPRAAYHPAMRGGVPVFPPHQPHQQSPQVKRKAVMATPTTPTSGDTRRRPMSFVRALEMTDSMEMVSAPNDPRSQRPTTPTPDRASVYDMSYEISV